From Punica granatum isolate Tunisia-2019 chromosome 1, ASM765513v2, whole genome shotgun sequence:
TCCTTTAAATCACGgcttttcttatactattcGATGCTTGACTTTGGGATTCCTTTTCTTATGATCGTTTGTTTCCTGAACTATAACACGATAGTGTGATTCACCAGTTCGGAACGGTCCCATAAGGGGTTGGATTTTTGTTAAGAATAAATTTCCATGTTTTGTAATCAACCAAAGATTTTTCAACATGtttcattttgaatttcctATGTACCAACAAAGTCAAAACCTattttaaatgaaatgaaGTAACTGGAAGCCGTTTTATTTATACACTATGCCCAGTCCCTATTGATTCGGACCATACTAATTGGCCTTCGCGTTCCCTCTTTTGTTAGGGCTATGGGATGCACGATGGAGCGTTTTGTGGAGTTTATGACGGGCATGGGAAGAATGGCCACCTCGTAAGCAATATCGTCAGGAACCGATTACACTCTCTCGTTTTGAACCAAAAGAACACCCTCGCAGGCATAAAAGTGCCATCGCTGCAATACAAAGAAACTGAGGAAATCACATCGGAAGAAACCGAAACATCCCGGATGTGGAGCAAGGCATGTGCGAGCGCGTTCAAGGTGATGGACAAGGAGGTCAAGCTCCAAGAGAATATAGACTACTCCACAAGTGGAACCACCGCGGTGGTGGTAATACGGCAGGTTCGACATAAATTTACATGTTCtccttgaaaaaataatttttttcgcagttaattaatttgaaaagtttataaattttctaatgGAGTTttaaaagagagaaataggaaaaaaaaaaaagtccaataGCACGTAATTGCCTTGCCATGACTTTTACTTTTTCGACTTaaatccttcttcttcaactttgTCTGATCAAGTCCCTTAAATTTCAAGAAGCATATAGTTTAGCCCCTCGATTAGGAATCTGTCATTGACTgaggaatatatataaacacatgTGGCAATCTCCATGGCTTCATCAGGCAAGTCATGAATCCTCAACTCGGTTATCCTAATGCCAATTCGTTTTAGACAATTCATGATCGAGGCCATGGAGATTGCCAATCGGTGCTCATATAGGTTTCTGAATAAAGGGtcctccaatgccaaacaagGGCAAAAAACCCCTTGATAATACAAAGGATTGGCAAGGTTTCTCATGGAGGGTCGTAATTAGATTTTGAGCAAAGTTAAAGGGCTTGACCAAACAAAGTTGAATTAGATGAACCTAGATGGAAAATGATCCAAAATTTGGGGGTTCTTACATGCTTTTGGACCATTAGAAAGGGTTTTTGTGCTAATGGGGGAAGATCGATGACAGGGTGAAGAGCTTGTCATAGCAAACCTTGGAGACTCAAGAGCTGTGCTTGGGAGATTGACTGAGGATGGACGGCTCAGTGCTGTCCAATTGACTTCTGATCTGAAGCCTAGTGTTCCAAGTAAGCCCCAATTTCAATTCATTTTCTatggtttttttatttatttccaacttttaatttgtatttcgttcatttcttttcatttcgtTCCATTCAAGTATAAAGTGTGAGGTCGATCAGTTTTGGACTAACATTGACCTGTTTATATGGTTAGGTGAGGCGGAACGAATAAGGAAATGCAACGGTCGGGTCCTTGCCTTGAAGGACGAGCCACACATACAACGGGTGTGGCTCCCACACGAGGACATGCCGGGGCTAGCCATGTCACGTGCCTTTGGTGACTTCCTACTCAAGAATCATGGCATCATCGCCGTACCTGACATCTCCTACCACCGCATCTCTCCCGAGGACCAGTTCGTAGTTCTTGCCACTGATGGGGTACGTAACATGAGATACATAcacgtgtgtatatatgtgatattatATCATGTGTCGAGATAACTCAGATGGATTGTTTTGTGTTATCCATTTGAGCAAAGTACAACACAATAAAGTATACTTACATCGTTAGTCTGATTGTATCATCATCGTTTATATACAGGTGTGGGATGTGATGGGCAATGATGAAGTCATGGCAGTGGTTCGTTCAGCAATGGAAGTCGGGAACCCCACGGCCAAGGCAGTCGTGGATGCGGCGGTGTCAGCATGGAAGAGGAAGTTCCCGTCCTCAAAGATTGATGACTGCACCGTAGTGTGTCTCTTCTTGCAAAAGACACAAGACAAGGACGCGTCCTAATTTATGGAACACAAAAACATTACGAGGAGATTTATATTTGCATCTCCGTCGTTCGTCTACAGACTTGGAGGAGAAAATACCgacaaagaaggaaaagaagggaaaaaaatagaaaggaaTGATATGAAGGACATTTGGGGAATTTTTTGAGCCCAAAGATGTATGTATGAAGTGTATCACTTATCACTTATCAGAAGAAAATGGATTAGCAGATTGCAGATCAAATAATAGTAATGCAATTAAAGAAAGTAATATAATTGGATATAAGTTATAacagtttaaaattttaaattggaAATGAGCATAAAAATCTGTATAAGCCCaatataaatttaagaaaaaagtacaaaaattcTCATTATAATTTGGGATCGAGACAAATTGAACCATGTGTTTTTATTATGGACAATTAGCCCATGTGGTATACTCCATTAGCCATATGAGGTTACgatgttagttttttttttcatttttagtcaTCAATCTTTAACCTTTTGATCATTCtgattctaaatcttttttcttttattatttctatcctcaactttccatttttttcattttagtcctagaAAGAAGATCGAAAAGGAAGGAGGGGTCGGGGCCGCCGATCGGTGACCCCGAACTTTCCATCGAGGTCGCCAGCTTGTCGACTAAATCATGTTAGTAATAACAATCAATTCCAATATGTTGAACAGACATTCCAATCTTTAGCTCGTACAAGATACGGCGACAGGATAAACTGACAGCTAGTAATTCAgttatagtatatatatatcatgtttaTTGTACGTATTCAtgcttaattattttataagttATTATCCTATATGCTTTTATGTTTTTAGGCGAATAATGCACGTGCTGGCAGTGAAGATCAAATCCAAGATGTTCAACAAACGATCAACGCCTCAGTCCGTAAAAAGCTACGCGTTGAGCAAAAGTCTAATATGGAATTACGAGTTCTATTTGCTGAGGTGAATTGGTTAAGTGGGTATATACTTAGTTATGGTGAACGTTAATCATGCTTATATTTTTACCAAAGTTATGCGCCACTAGCTAGCTGTTCTCCTTTCATGCtatgaaatcttttttttcattcgaATAAAGTGCGTGCTGGCAAGGATGCTGATTGCTCAAACCGATTGTGTACTTTACTTTATgagcttcttcttcaaatcATATGTTTTCTTCCACTAATGGATGCAGTGAAGACGAGTATCTTATCGAAAAGGTGGAGGCACTTGTCGCCGGTACCCAAGGATGACGCCaacgacctcggtggaggggtcggggtcgtcGATTCACAGCTCCAGCTCGCGAATCGATTGAGAACTCCAACTCGGAGTCCCTTGTCGATTCTAGGattggggccgccaatcggcgaccccaacccctccaccgaggtcgccggTACCCACGAAGAACACCGGCGACCTTGGTGGAAGGGTCGGGGTCGCTGATTGGCAGCCCCGACTCCTCCTtccattttgattttatttctaggactaaaatgaaaaaattaaaagttgaggatagaaatgataaaagaaaacaattagaaccaaaataattaaaatactaaagattgaggactaaaaatgaaaaaaaaactaacgtcGTACCTCTTATGACTAATAGAGTACACCACAAGGGACTAATTGTCCCtaacaaaaacaaataatGCAATTTGCCCCACCCCTTAATCACAAGGAgagtttttgtactttttcctaaatttaaTATGAAACAAGTAACCCCCTGCCCTTCATCGATTGCTATGCACGAGATCAATAGAAGTGGAGCCCGATTGCCGAAAACTGAACCTAACTTACAAAAAGATTGtccaaaatagaaaaacacTAACAAAAGATTAATTTCGTGTTTCAAAACGATCACTCGAAGGGCGACTTATCTTTGGCATCCACTGCATGAGAAGAGATCATTTGTTAGATGTTTACAGGCAGAAATTTGAGTTCACCAAATCTCATCACATCGAATCATCAAATGTCAAAACGGGTAAAATTCCTCTACTGTAAATTATGTGTTATCCCTCTTTTCCTCTGataaaaccgaaaagatgACATAGTAATGGTCAAAATGTACATCCTATGCACAAAAGGCAAACTAGAGCAAAGAAACAGTAACTCAGCCACCAAAGTTGCAGTATAGAAATGCACTTCTCCTCAGGCGATTCCCCAAACTCTCCCATAACTAGAGAATACGAATCGGCTCAAATTATAGCTCCACAACCGTACAATAAGTCAAACCTCGGTGGATGCAAATTTCACTCTGCTCCCTCTGCATCACCTACTATGTCCTCGTACGAGACTGGGACTCTCATACGATCCTTGATGGGTTTTCGAGTCTCTTCACTACAGAAGTGCCCACCTTGACTTTCTACATGAGGTGAACTATCAGAAGCCTCGGGATTACTGGCAGGATTTCCCTCTGAGGTTGGATTGGGAGATGCCTTATTTCCTTGCCCTGCTGCAAGTGCGGGATTCTGTGGCTTAAATTGCTTCTGCAGGAAGACACAGAATGAAACCTCAAAACCGCTATATTATACAGTGCGGCATTAATGAAAACTTCTCGAGGAAACAAATCAAAGGGTAATTCCTACAAAATCTAGAAGATCCACCTCAGCATAGATAAGAGCACACCAGAAAACAAATGAGCATAGTACTAAGTAGAAATGGAAGAGTCATCTAATGACCACCACACAATCTAAACAGCCTCATGAGATTTTTGTGTCTTCAATTTTTGTTTGGCAGGATAGCTTATAAGTTCATTCTATACAGTTTGGACTGAAGATTTCCGATCGATATAGCAATAAATAGATCTTATGAGGTGCGTGTTGATAGGAGAATAAAAGTGAATTGTCAGTTTTAGTGCATATGAAATTACATTAGCATAAGCCCTCATAGAGCAAACTAGCATAAGCTACTATGGGACTTCTAGCAATACATAAATTGTTTCTTGTATAACAAAAGGTTGCTACATGTAGTGAATGTAATCATTACTTTCCTTGATCAATAATCTATGTAATTAACTTAGACAAAccacaaaaacaaaaattggaaataaaCTTGTTAGTTTGCTTATGTTTATAAGGGAGTTGTGTTTGATCAATAATCTATGTAACACAACAGTATGTtgtgtttgatttcagagttgagtagagttgattttttattttaattggtttgtaatgattgtgttattgaattatgagaagaatgaaaaagtaataaataattgagagaaagtaatgattgtgttgttgaattgtgaaaaaaaaagtaatgaatagttgaaaaaatttagtaaaaattgaattaaatggttgaaaaaattgaagaaaaagggaaaagtaataattgtgtcgttaaattgaagataaatggagttaagtagagtagagttaaaaattgattgtaaaaccaaacatatTTGGAATTACGAGAAGTCCAATTTGCAAATAACCACCTACTCCACCCCAGAATCTATGTTATCGTTCTACTTATAAGTGTGTTTTTTTCAAAAGTTGTATCAACATATATTGCCAAACACACCACTTATAAAAACACTACAGagtaaatttgaaaattgatcCTGCaaacaagttttgaaaaatacTCTCTGGGACACTTCCAAGCAGCTGCTAGATTGCTAAGGTATGTGGATATGTAAACCTATGCTTATTAACTCACTAAGTGCAAAAGCAAAAGGGAATGTCAACACGAACCTCAAATTCCTTTGCCCTCTTCATGATTTCTCTATAGGCATTTGGTTCTCTTACTTTGATGATGCCCCAGAGTATCCCTCCGCCTGTTCTTTGGCGTTTCCCATCAGCAGTTACCTGACCCCCACAAGCCTGAATTGCATCAACCTGAAATCAGCAAGATCTATTTTATCAGTTACAAGATAAACATCCATTGATTGAAAGTTCCAACAAGAGGCCTTGGAGAAAAATTCAAACTACATGATAGAGATGAGTTTCACATGAGATACTCAAAAGAAAAGCAGAAGGTAGATAAAAAGCAGTGGACACTCACTTTGCCTGACATAAGAAGTAAATCACCAAATTCTCTTGTATCTTACAAGTTCAAGAGTTTACGCTTGTAAATAGGCATCTTTAGCAATATCAGTTATACAGTAACCAAAGTATATCAACCATGAGCGACCACTTTCTTTGATTAAACTGAGTAATAATGAGCCACTCACAAGAGACCACCCAACAACA
This genomic window contains:
- the LOC116193064 gene encoding uncharacterized protein LOC116193064 isoform X1, with protein sequence MEEGGKMLEASLTEDEYGDIEMLDAEEGELVDPDSMNDQRQSSADDSKGLKQEKGSKNRRRRANKKKNKRKRSGPETNVTDINRFVIDTCKRLREKKSYMVYTAVGCLGVSALSDIVREVDAIQACGGQVTADGKRQRTGGGILWGIIKVREPNAYREIMKRAKEFEQFKPQNPALAAGQGNKASPNPTSEGNPASNPEASDSSPHVESQGGHFCSEETRKPIKDRMRVPVSYEDIVGDAEGAE
- the LOC116193064 gene encoding uncharacterized protein LOC116193064 isoform X2, which gives rise to MEEGGKMLEASLTEDEYGDIEMLDAEEGELVDPDSMNDQRQSSADDSKGLKQEKGSKNRRRRANKKKNKRKRSGPETNVTDINRFVIDTCKRLREKKSYMVYTAVGCLGVSALSDIVREVDAIQACGGQVTADGKRQRTGGGILWGIIKVREPNAYREIMKRAKEFEKQFKPQNPALAAGQGNKASPNPTSEGNPASNPEASDSSPHVESQGGHFCSEETRKPIKDRMRVPVSYEDIVGDAEGAE
- the LOC116186977 gene encoding probable protein phosphatase 2C 72; this translates as MGLCVSSPVSSEIHNNESTDQEIFHENAIYCEAEGKIHLPNGTQGMVGSVYSRTGSKGLNQDSAILYQGYGMHDGAFCGVYDGHGKNGHLVSNIVRNRLHSLVLNQKNTLAGIKVPSLQYKETEEITSEETETSRMWSKACASAFKVMDKEVKLQENIDYSTSGTTAVVVIRQGEELVIANLGDSRAVLGRLTEDGRLSAVQLTSDLKPSVPSEAERIRKCNGRVLALKDEPHIQRVWLPHEDMPGLAMSRAFGDFLLKNHGIIAVPDISYHRISPEDQFVVLATDGVWDVMGNDEVMAVVRSAMEVGNPTAKAVVDAAVSAWKRKFPSSKIDDCTVVCLFLQKTQDKDAS